The Streptomyces aurantiacus genome includes a region encoding these proteins:
- a CDS encoding alpha/beta hydrolase, with protein sequence MGLTSNKVLALVILFAVLLFVGTVWFWPRLAGRNWRAVAGRIGLLAVTQVLLFASVGIGANQAFGFYASWADLFGQESGQGIVVDHDAGGTAGPLQVVDTRQVNVSGGARPQIGGQLQKVDIVGRRTHIASPAYVYLPPEYFQPQYRTRTFPAAVVLTGYPGTAEALIKGLHYPQTAHALAKDGRMQPMILVMMRPTVAPPRDTECVDVPGGPQTESFFARDLPDAVSHHYRVGRKPGSWGIVGDSTGGYCALKLAVHHPGTYAAGAGLSPYYKAATDPTTGDLFHGDEELRNSADLMWWLRHRPAPDTSLLVSSSRQGENNYGETLRFIDLVKAKKPTRISSIILDSGGHNFNTWRREIPATLQWLSGRLSDR encoded by the coding sequence ATGGGTCTCACGAGCAACAAGGTGCTGGCACTGGTGATCCTCTTCGCGGTGCTGCTGTTCGTCGGCACGGTGTGGTTCTGGCCGCGTCTCGCGGGCCGCAACTGGCGTGCGGTGGCAGGCCGGATCGGTCTGCTGGCGGTCACTCAGGTCCTGCTCTTCGCGTCGGTCGGCATCGGCGCCAACCAGGCCTTCGGGTTCTACGCGAGCTGGGCCGACCTCTTCGGCCAGGAGTCCGGGCAGGGGATCGTGGTCGACCACGACGCGGGGGGCACGGCCGGGCCGCTCCAGGTGGTCGACACCCGGCAGGTCAACGTGTCCGGCGGGGCACGTCCGCAGATCGGCGGTCAGCTCCAGAAGGTCGACATCGTGGGCCGGCGGACACACATCGCCAGTCCCGCGTACGTCTATCTGCCGCCGGAGTACTTCCAGCCGCAGTACCGGACCCGCACCTTCCCGGCCGCTGTCGTGCTCACCGGCTATCCGGGCACCGCGGAGGCGCTGATCAAGGGCCTGCACTATCCGCAGACCGCCCACGCGCTGGCCAAGGACGGCAGGATGCAGCCGATGATCCTGGTCATGATGCGGCCCACCGTCGCGCCCCCGCGGGACACCGAGTGCGTGGACGTTCCCGGCGGACCGCAGACCGAGTCGTTCTTCGCCAGGGACCTCCCCGACGCCGTGTCACATCACTACAGGGTGGGCAGGAAACCCGGAAGCTGGGGCATCGTCGGTGACTCGACGGGCGGTTACTGTGCGCTGAAGCTCGCGGTCCACCATCCGGGGACGTACGCGGCCGGGGCGGGCCTCTCCCCGTACTACAAGGCGGCGACCGACCCCACGACCGGTGATCTCTTCCACGGGGACGAGGAGTTGCGCAACAGCGCCGACCTGATGTGGTGGCTCAGGCACAGGCCCGCGCCCGACACCTCACTGCTCGTCAGCAGCAGCAGGCAGGGCGAGAACAACTACGGGGAGACGCTGCGGTTCATCGACCTGGTCAAGGCGAAGAAACCGACCCGGATCTCGTCGATCATCCTCGACAGCGGCGGGCACAACTTCAACACCTGGCGGCGCGAGATCCCGGCGACCCTCCAGTGGCTGAGCGGACGGCTGAGCGACCGCTGA